One Brassica napus cultivar Da-Ae chromosome C2, Da-Ae, whole genome shotgun sequence DNA window includes the following coding sequences:
- the LOC106419680 gene encoding glutathione S-transferase T3-like translates to MDSHPYSKSANFVELLNSQQENVFAFSQDSVDLSASQLPGFCFKATEASNLVQETAAQRKERRKWTPVDDVVLISAWLNTSKDPVIGNEQRCGTFWKRIATYFAASPKVAGTEQGEWSHCKQRRQKINYLVNKFCGAFEAASREKSFSQNENDVLKLAHEIFYNNHKKKINLEHAWIELYNDQKWCELSSSKTQGSAKRRKCDDGAQSSSSHMNETTTAEDDQERNRPPGVKAAKGHDKKKMAERKALSEFQDMWSIKKEDMAMKERLSKMKPLDSLLAKQVPLAEYEEALKKKLINELLLN, encoded by the coding sequence ATGGATTCTCATCCATACAGCAAAAGCGCAAACTTTGTTGAACTGTTAAACAGTCAACAAGAAAATGTGTTTGCTTTTTCACAAGATAGTGTTGACCTTTCTGCATCACAACTCCCCGGGTTTTGCTTTAAAGCGACTGAAGCTTCAAACTTAGTTCAAGAGACGGCTGCTCAGCGTAAAGAAAGGAGGAAGTGGACGCCGGTTGATGATGTTGTGTTGATAAGCGCATGGTTAAACACAAGCAAGGACCCTGTCATAGGGAATGAGCAAAGGTGTGGTACCTTCTGGAAAAGGATTGCAACCTACTTTGCTGCAAGTCCTAAGGTTGCTGGCACTGAACAAGGAGAGTGGAGCCACTGTAAGCAACGCCGGCAGAAGATAAACTACCTTGTCAACAAGTTCTGTGGGGCGTTTGAGGCTGCAAGCAGAGAGAAGAGTTTCAGTCAGAATGAGAATGATGTCCTAAAATTAGCTCACGAGATCTTCTACAACAaccacaagaaaaaaatcaacttGGAACATGCTTGGATAGAGCTATACAATGATCAGAAGTGGTGTGAGCTTTCATCTTCTAAAACTCAAGGAAGCGCTAAGAGGAGGAAGTGTGATGACGGTGCCCAATCATCAAGCTCTCACATGAATGAAACCACCACTGCTGAAGATGATCAAGAAAGAAATCGACCACCGGGTGTTAAAGCAGCGAAGGGCCACGATAAGAAGAAGATGGCAGAGAGGAAGGCATTGTCTGAGTTTCAGGATATGTGGAGCATAAAAAAGGAGGATATGGCTATGAAAGAAAGACTGTCCAAGATGAAGCCGCTGGACAGTTTACTTGCAAAACAGGTTCCACTAGCTGAGTATGAAGAGGctctgaagaagaagctcatAAATGAGTTGTTGCTTAATTAG
- the LOC106419673 gene encoding cysteine proteinase inhibitor 5-like, with protein MTNSSKKRNTAKMNNKAFFFLLFSLVVLPLCSFTVVRVGGWSPISDAKDPHVVEIGVFAVSEYDKQSKSGLKFVTVVSGESQVAAGTNYRLIVTVDGSIGVAGAGVSKKYEAIFHVVTVKKECGADCRRRYDSILTHPLNMPANLLYRLWGHETVERWYH; from the exons ATGACAAATTCgagcaaaaaaagaaacacggcaaaaatgaataataaagcatttttctttcttctcttctccctcGTCGTCCTCCCTCTTTGCTCGTTTACGGTGGTGCGTGTTGGGGGCTGGAGTCCCATCAGCGATGCTAAGGACCCTCATGTCGTAGAGATCGGCGTATTCGCCGTCTCCGAGTACGATAAACAGAGCAAGTCAGGACTCAAGTTCGTGACAGTTGTTAGCGGCGAGTCTCAGGTAGCCGCAGGTACTAATTACCGGCTTATTGTGACGGTGGATGGCAGCATAGGAGTTGCTGGCGCTGGTGTGAGCAAGAAGTACGAGGCGATT TTTCATGTTGTTACGGTTAAGAAAGAGTGTGGTGCAGATTGCAGACGAAGATATGATAGTATATTGACACATCCGCTAAATATGCCGGCTAATCTGCTATATAGATTATGGGGTCACGAGACTGTTGAGAGATGGTATCACTAA
- the LOC106419542 gene encoding tonoplast dicarboxylate transporter: MNGDHVSVADSDNMKSPLLPVVHNDEPLERNTVGQHLQTIFTPNNCYIALGPLLCAVVCLCARLGGDDTTRARNMLGVLVWIFEWWLTEAVPMPITSMSPLFLFPLFGITAADDVASSYMDDVIALVLGSFILALAVEHYNIHRRLALNITMVFCVEPLNAPLLLLGICATTAFVSMWMHNVAATVMMMPVATGILQRLPSSSEMVHPAVGKFCKAVVLGVIYSATIGGMSTLTGTGVNLILVGMWKSYFPEGNPISFSQWFFFGFPLALCIFLVLWGILCVLYCPKGSGKALSPYLHKSHLRRELEMLGPMSFAEKMVLSVFGGLVLLWMTRNITQDIPGWGSIFHGRAGDGTVSVMMATLLFIIPNKIKKGEKLMDWNKCKKLPWNIVLLLGAGFAIADGVRSSGLAEVLSKGLVFLETAPYWAIAPTVCLIAATITEFTSNNATTTLLVPLLIEIAKTMRVHPLLLMVPGAIGAQFAFLLPTGTPSNVVGFTTGHIEIKDMIKTGLPLKIAGTAFLSVLMPTLGAYVFGTKG; encoded by the exons ATGAACGGTGATCATGTCTCCGTCGCAGACTCCGACAATATGAAATCTCCGCTCTTACCGGTCGTCCACAATGACGAACCATTAGAGAGAAACACGGTGGGGCAACATCTCCAGACAATATTCACGCCGAATAATTGTTACATCGCTCTTGGTCCTCTTCTTTGCGCCGTCGTGTGTCTATGCGCACGGCTCGGCGGAGATGATACGACCAGGGCGAGGAACATGCTCGGCGTTCTTGTATGGATATTCGAGTGGTGGTTGACGGAGGCCGTTCCGATGCCTATCACCTCCATGTCGCCGCTTTTCCTATTCCCTCTCTTCGGAATCACGGCGGCGGATGACGTGGCAAGTTCTTACATGGATGACGTCATCGCCCTTGTCCTGGGCAGCTTTATCCTCGCTCTCGCCGTCGAACACTACAATATCCATCGTCGTCTCGCCCTTAAC ATAACTATGGTGTTCTGCGTGGAGCCTCTAAATGCGCCACTGCTTCTTCTTGGCATCTGCGCAACGACGGCGTTCGTGAGTATGTGGATGCACAACGTGGCGGCTACCGTCATGATGATGCCAGTTGCTACAGGAATACTTCAAAGACTGCCCTCTTCATCGGAAATGGTGCATCCGGCGGTGGGGAAGTTTTGCAAGGCAGTGGTGCTTGGTGTGATATACTCGGCTACAATTGGTGGAATGAGCACACTGACAGGAACAGGTGTGAATCTGATACTTGTCGGAATGTGGAAAAGCTATTTCCCTGAGGGTAATCCGATCAGTTTCAGCCAATGGTTCTTCTTCGGTTTCCCATTAGCTTTGTGCATATTCTTGGTGCTTTGGGGTATTCTATGTGTGTTGTATTGTCCTAAAGGATCAGGGAAAGCTCTCTCTCCTTATCTTCATAAATCCCATCTTCGTAGAGAGCTTGAGATGTTAGGACCAATGAGTTTCGCTGAAAAGATGGTTCTGTCTGTGTTTGGTGGGTTGGTTTTGTTGTGGATGACAAGAAATATAACACAAGATATCCCCGGCTGGGGTAGCATCTTCCACGGCCGGGCTGGGGATGGAACGGTGAGTGTGATGATGGCTACATTGCTGTTTATTATcccaaacaaaattaaaaagggAGAGAAGCTAATGGATTGGAATAAATGCAAGAAACTTCCGTGGAACATAGTGTTATTACTAGGAGCTGGGTTCGCTATAGCTGATGGAGTACGCTCCAGTGGCTTAGCTGAAGTCTTATCCAAAGGTCTCGTGTTTCTTGAAACTGCTCCTTATTGGGCCATTGCTCCAACCGTTTGCCTCATCGCTGCTACCATCACTGAGTTCACCTCAAACAACGCAACCACTACATTGTTGGTTCCTTTACTCATCGAGATTGCAAAGACAATGCGTGTCCATCCTCTGCTTCTGATGGTCCCTGGTGCCATAGGAGCTCAGTTTGCTTTCTTGCTACCCACGGGAACGCCCTCTAACGTCGTAGGGTTCACGACAGGGCATATTGAGATCAAAGACATGATTAAGACAGGCTTGCCTCTAAAGATCGCAGGAACCGCCTTTCTCTCTGTCTTGATGCCAACTCTTG GGGCTTACGTTTTTGGAACAAAAGGATGA
- the LOC106419745 gene encoding NADH dehydrogenase [ubiquinone] 1 beta subcomplex subunit 8, mitochondrial, with amino-acid sequence MAGRLSGVASRIMGGNGVVARSAASSLRQRAGMGLPVGKHIVPDKPLSVNDELMWDNGTAFPEPCIDRIADTVGKYEALGWLCGGLSFFAALGMLAVLNDKASKVPFTPRVYPYDNLRVELGGEP; translated from the exons ATGGCAGGAAGATTGAGCGGTGTGGCCTCACGAATCATGGGTGGAAACGGCGTCGTTGCTCGATCCGCCGCCTCTTCCCTCCGCCAACGCGCTGGCATGGGTCTCCCCGTCGGCAAACACATCGTCCCCGATAAGCCG CTTTCGGTTAACGACGAGCTGATGTGGGACAACGGGACTGCGTTTCCAGAGCCTTGCATAGATCGGATTGCTGATACCGTCGGGAAG TATGAAGCATTGGGATGGTTGTGTGGCGGTCTAAGCTTCTTTGCGGCTCTTGGTATGCTCGCTGTTTTGAACGATAAAGCTTCAAAAGTTCCATTT ACACCACGAGTGTATCCCTATGATAACCTGAGAGTGGAGCTTGGAGGAGAGCCGTAG
- the LOC106419742 gene encoding heterogeneous nuclear ribonucleoprotein 1, translating to MEMESCKLFIGGISWETTEDRLREYFQSFGEVLEAVIMKDRATGRARGFGFLVFSDPIVAERVVFLRHVIDGKLVEAKKAVPRDDHVVLNKSYNTSLQGSPGPANSKKIFVGGLASSVTEAEFKKYFAQFGVITDVVVMYDHRTQRPRGFGFISFESEDAVDKVLQRTFHELNGKMVEVKLAVPKEMALNPIRNQMNVNSFGSSRISALLMNEYTQGFSPSPISGYGVKPEVRYSPGLGNRGGGFSPFGHGYGIELNFEPDQSQNFGSGSSAGFGRPLSPGYAPSLGRYGSQIESGGAGNGPVLNAATKNHLWGNGGGLGYMSNSPISRSSFNGMSSLGSIGDNSRRNSYRSEGGGGLGLEAMRGGHVGGYSSGSSSLETDSLYSDSAWLSLPAKAEERMGAFDFMSRGPAGYINRQPNGGIAA from the exons ATGGAGATGGAATCATGTAAGCTGTTCATCGGTGGGATCTCTTGGGAGACCACTGAAGATCGTCTTCGCGAGTATTTTCAGAGTTTCGGTGAGGTTTTGGAGGCCGTCATCATGAAGGATCGAGCCACTGGTCGTGCTCGTGGCTTTGGTTTCCTTGTCTTCTCTGACCCCATTGTTGCTGAGAGAGTCGTGTTTCTCAGACACGTGATTGATGGTAAACTT GTTGAGGCGAAGAAGGCAGTTCCAAGAGATGATCACGTAGTATTGAACAAAAGTTACAACACTAGTCTCCAGGGGTCACCTGGCCCAGCAAACAGCAAGAAGATCTTTGTTGGAGGTTTGGCTTCATCGGTGACAGAAGCTGAGTTCAAAAAGTATTTTGCTCAGTTTGGGGTGATCACTGACGTTGTGGTGATGTATGACCACAGAACCCAGCGACCGAGAGGCTTCGGGTTCATCTCTTTTGAGTCAGAGGACGCTGTAGACAAAGTTCTGCAGAGGACATTCCACGAACTCAATGGAAAGATGGTTGAGGTCAAACTGGCTGTTCCTAAGGAAATGGCTCTGAACCCTATCCGGAACCAAATGAATGTAAATAGCTTTGGCAGTAGTAGAATCAGTGCATTGCTGATGAACGAGTACACCCAAGGGTTCAGCCCGAGTCCAATCTCCGGTTATGGAGTCAAACCTGAAGTTAGGTACAGTCCAGGATTAGGTAATAGGGGTGGTGGATTCTCACCGTTTGGACATGGATACGGAATTGAGCTGAACTTTGAGCCAGATCAGAGTCAGAACTTTGGGTCTGGTTCCAGTGCAGGCTTTGGGCGGCCCCTTAGCCCAGGATATGCTCCGAGTCTTGGCAGGTACGGTAGCCAGATTGAGTCAGGAGGAGCTGGGAACGGTCCTGTGCTAAATGCAGCAACAAAGAACCATTTATGGGGTAATGGTGGTGGGCTAGGTTACATGTCAAACTCACCAATATCTAGAAGCAGCTTCAATGGAATGTCTTCACTAGGCAGCATCGGAGACAACTCGAGACGTAATAGCTACCGCAGTGAGGGAGGAGGAGGCTTAGGATTAGAAGCAATGAGAGGGGGTCATGTTGGTGGTTACAGCAGCGGCTCAAGCAGCTTGGAGACAGACTCTTTGTACAGTGACTCGGCGTGGCTTTCGCTGCCTGCAAAGGCGGAGGAAAGAATGGGAGCGTTTGACTTCATGTCCAGAGGACCAGCTGGCTACATCAACAGGCAACCAAACGGAG GAATTGCAGCTTAG
- the LOC125581962 gene encoding uncharacterized protein LOC125581962 translates to MLDCYVSGRREMSSVVVRSFNYDASHHQCSSAFKILGEAWRQIKFDEITKPISPLSKEGFRFRNQAELVGLANTNTQLPDIVGEITVVKSIVSELPEDKNCVMATIKMENDVSVTLSLFDSQVVALHKNLEDMHVDPKVIVATNINPKMVGGRLFLNATSETHIYFDRETSAGETCFYKDTGLLSVAPLLRAYAEVENVTMAELKFFIIMASSQEIDFLCPGRVSRVDTYKGWCYVACSKYSSKLHRSASAFECVSCSNSHAVGALRYRVELVVADDTGEGTFVCFDGVMA, encoded by the exons ATGCTAGACTGCTACGTTTCTGGGAGGCGAGAAATGTCAAGCGTGGTGGTGAGATCAT TCAACTATGATGCAAGCCACCATCAATGCTCATCGGCTTTCAAAATTCTGGGAGAGGCTTGGCGTCAGATAA AATTTGATGAGATAACCAAACCGATCTCACCGTTGTCTAAAGAAGGCTTCCGGTTCCGTAACCAAGCCGAGCTGGTTGGATTAGCTAACACTAACACACAGCTTCCAG ACATTGTAGGTGAGATAACTGTTGTTAAGAGTATAGTGAGTGAACTTCCAGAGGATAAGAATTGTGTCATGGCAACTATCAAGATGGAAaa TGATGTGTCTGTTACTCTGAGTTTGTTTGATTCTCAGGTTGTTGCGTTGCACAAAAACCTTGAAGACATGCATGTTGATCCAAAGGTGATTGTTGCCACAAACATAAACCCAAAGATGGTCGGAG GCCGTTTGTTCCTCAACGCAACGTCTGAGAcgcatatatattttgataggGAAACAAGTGCAGGGGAAACTTGCTTCTACAA GGACACTGGCCTACTATCTGTTGCACCACTACTAAGGGCATATGCAGAGGTTGAGAATGTGACAATGGCTGAgctcaaattttttatcatcaTGGCTTCGTCACAA GAAATTGACTTTTTATGCCCTGGGCGAGTCTCACGCGTTGACACTTACAAGGGATGGTGTTATGTTGCATGCTCTAAGTACAGTAGTAAGTTGCATCGTTCCGCCTCTGCATTCGAATGTGTGTCGTGCAGTAATTCTCATGCTGTCGGAGCGTTGCG CTATCGTGTTGAGTTAGTTGTGGCTGATGATACTGGTGAAGGGACGTTCGTTTGTTTCGATGGTGTGATGGCGTAG